The following proteins are encoded in a genomic region of Desulfuromonas acetoxidans DSM 684:
- a CDS encoding ammonia-forming cytochrome c nitrite reductase subunit c552 yields MPKKHFFSARLRVSLFLLFLLSAIMIAVNGNTITSAHNARGIPTKGLTTIELGKTYPAQYESWKATAEPTPADKSKYKRGYDTDGILYSKIDEYPYLALLLNGWGYGAEFTEPRGHVYMIEDQVDIEPTRLKAGGSCLSCKTPYAQDLQTELGEDYFKKSYAELRDDIPAQDQLLGVTCVDCHNTDDLSLKISRGFTLGKALPQIGKQPSDLSNQDKRTLVCAQCHVTYTMPKNAQMKTTDVLFPWSGSQWGNISVENIIATIKSDPTYKEWTQSVTGFKLGFVRHPEFEFFSKDSPHWQAGLSCADCHMPSTGAADQTISDHRIMSPLKNDLTACAACHTEDPNSLREMVFAIQDNTATAMINTGYALAGVAKLFELAHHSSAAGTITTTSFYQQAKEAYEQAFYRLMFIQNENSTGFHNPAEATRILNDTEKYTNTAERLLREAIITSGITIPEIVDLELDQYLYNRGNKKLNFNPDMEIVLPQTPHYPDSLSEEPHQITHPSANAALPQ; encoded by the coding sequence AAAAGGCCTAACAACTATTGAGCTTGGGAAAACCTACCCAGCACAATATGAGTCTTGGAAAGCGACAGCCGAGCCAACGCCTGCGGACAAAAGTAAATATAAGCGTGGCTATGACACAGACGGCATCCTTTACAGCAAAATTGATGAGTACCCCTACTTGGCTTTGTTACTGAATGGCTGGGGGTACGGAGCTGAATTTACCGAACCACGTGGGCATGTGTACATGATTGAAGACCAAGTGGATATTGAGCCAACCCGTCTCAAAGCAGGAGGCTCGTGTTTAAGCTGTAAAACACCATATGCCCAAGATTTGCAGACTGAATTGGGTGAGGACTACTTCAAAAAATCGTATGCTGAATTACGTGATGATATCCCGGCTCAAGACCAATTATTGGGAGTGACTTGTGTTGATTGTCATAACACGGACGATCTGTCTCTCAAAATCTCTCGCGGTTTTACTCTGGGCAAAGCCCTGCCCCAGATTGGAAAGCAACCATCCGATTTATCCAATCAGGATAAACGGACTCTAGTGTGTGCACAGTGTCACGTCACCTACACCATGCCGAAAAATGCGCAAATGAAGACAACAGATGTTCTTTTCCCATGGTCCGGGAGCCAGTGGGGAAACATCAGTGTTGAAAACATTATTGCCACGATCAAATCCGATCCCACCTATAAAGAGTGGACACAAAGCGTGACGGGATTCAAACTCGGCTTTGTGCGTCACCCGGAGTTTGAATTTTTCTCCAAAGACAGTCCACACTGGCAAGCGGGTTTATCCTGTGCAGACTGCCACATGCCGAGTACAGGTGCAGCGGACCAAACAATTTCCGACCATCGGATCATGAGTCCGTTAAAAAACGACCTAACAGCTTGTGCGGCCTGTCACACTGAAGACCCCAATAGCCTGCGGGAGATGGTTTTTGCCATTCAGGACAACACGGCAACGGCAATGATCAACACAGGCTACGCCCTGGCTGGGGTGGCAAAGCTTTTTGAGCTGGCTCATCACAGCTCCGCAGCAGGAACCATTACCACCACTTCTTTCTATCAGCAGGCAAAAGAGGCCTATGAACAGGCTTTTTACCGCTTGATGTTTATCCAAAATGAAAACTCCACCGGATTTCACAACCCGGCGGAAGCTACTCGCATCCTGAACGATACCGAAAAGTACACAAATACTGCAGAACGCTTACTCCGTGAGGCCATCATCACATCAGGAATAACGATTCCAGAGATTGTTGATTTGGAGTTGGACCAGTACCTGTATAACCGTGGAAATAAGAAACTGAACTTCAACCCCGACATGGAAATTGTACTGCCACAGACACCTCATTATCCCGATAGCCTGTCGGAAGAGCCCCATCAAATAACACATCCGTCTGCGAACGCTGCATTGCCACAGTAA
- the hcp gene encoding hydroxylamine reductase: MSMFCFQCQEAAKGTGCTIAGVCGKKEDTAGLQDLLVYNLKGLAVVAEEAKSQNKLDESIGLFICQALFATITNANFDNQRIKELIKTTIAKRDTLKLSTGFNSNEDVVNWSGVESEYTAKAAQVGVLSQPNEDVRSLRELLIYGLKGMAAYTDHAAMLGFQNNDIYEFMISALAGTTRELSVEEMIGQVLKCGEVAVTAMALLDEANTSTYGNPEITKVNIGVRNNPGILISGHDLKDMEELLKQTEGTGVDVYTHSEMLPANYYPEFKKYDHFVGNYGNAWWQQDKEFTSFNGPILMTTNCITPVKDAYRDRIYTTGMAGWPGVTHIAERPDGGNKDFSEIIEKAKSCPAPVEIETGEIVGGFAHAQVMALADKVVDAVKSGAIKRFVVMAGCDGRHTSRSYFTEVAQELPQDAVILTAGCAKYRYNKLDLGDIGGIPRVLDAGQCNDSYSLAYIALKLKEVFELDDINDLPISYDIAWYEQKAVVVLLALLHLGVKHIRLGPTLPAFLSPNVAKVLVENFDIKPIGEVKTDVAAIMAGK, translated from the coding sequence ATGAGTATGTTTTGTTTTCAATGTCAGGAAGCCGCGAAAGGAACCGGTTGCACCATCGCCGGCGTCTGCGGAAAAAAAGAGGACACCGCAGGACTGCAGGACCTATTAGTCTACAACTTGAAGGGTTTGGCCGTTGTCGCTGAAGAGGCAAAATCACAGAACAAACTGGACGAGTCCATCGGCTTGTTCATCTGCCAAGCCCTGTTCGCCACCATTACCAACGCCAACTTTGACAACCAACGGATTAAAGAACTCATCAAGACCACTATTGCCAAACGTGACACCCTGAAGCTGTCCACTGGCTTCAATAGTAATGAAGACGTTGTCAACTGGAGCGGTGTTGAATCCGAGTACACTGCCAAAGCCGCCCAGGTCGGTGTTTTGTCACAGCCAAACGAAGACGTGCGCTCATTACGTGAATTACTTATTTACGGCCTGAAGGGCATGGCCGCCTACACGGATCATGCGGCGATGTTGGGTTTCCAGAATAACGATATTTATGAATTCATGATTTCAGCACTGGCCGGCACAACACGCGAGCTAAGTGTCGAAGAAATGATTGGCCAGGTTCTTAAATGCGGAGAAGTAGCCGTGACAGCCATGGCCTTACTGGACGAAGCCAACACGTCAACCTATGGCAATCCGGAGATCACCAAGGTCAATATCGGGGTGCGCAACAACCCCGGCATTCTCATTTCCGGCCACGACCTTAAAGACATGGAAGAGCTGCTTAAGCAGACCGAAGGTACCGGCGTTGATGTCTATACGCACAGTGAGATGCTGCCGGCAAACTACTATCCAGAATTCAAGAAATACGATCACTTTGTCGGTAACTATGGCAATGCCTGGTGGCAGCAGGACAAGGAGTTCACTTCTTTCAACGGACCGATTCTGATGACAACCAACTGCATCACTCCGGTCAAGGACGCCTACCGAGACCGGATCTACACCACCGGCATGGCCGGCTGGCCTGGAGTCACCCATATCGCGGAACGCCCTGATGGTGGCAACAAAGATTTCTCCGAGATCATCGAGAAAGCGAAAAGCTGTCCGGCTCCGGTGGAGATTGAAACCGGGGAAATTGTCGGAGGGTTTGCTCACGCCCAGGTCATGGCTCTGGCAGACAAAGTTGTTGACGCGGTTAAATCGGGAGCCATCAAGCGTTTTGTCGTCATGGCGGGATGTGATGGTCGCCATACCAGCCGCAGCTATTTTACCGAAGTTGCCCAAGAGCTACCACAAGACGCGGTTATCCTAACCGCCGGGTGTGCAAAATACCGTTACAACAAGCTTGATCTCGGGGATATTGGCGGCATTCCCCGTGTGCTTGATGCCGGTCAGTGCAATGACTCATACTCTCTGGCCTACATCGCACTGAAGCTTAAAGAGGTCTTCGAACTCGACGACATCAATGACCTGCCCATTTCCTATGACATCGCCTGGTATGAACAAAAAGCCGTCGTCGTGTTGCTGGCGCTGCTTCATCTCGGTGTGAAACACATCCGCCTCGGACCGACATTGCCAGCATTCCTGTCGCCCAATGTCGCCAAGGTGTTGGTCGAAAATTTTGATATCAAGCCGATCGGTGAAGTTAAAACCGATGTCGCCGCGATCATGGCTGGAAAATGA
- a CDS encoding efflux transporter outer membrane subunit has protein sequence MGNNNMVVHYALIGMCLLTLTGCAVGPDFQRPAPPDVIGYTPTPLATSLNSSPTTLGDPQNIIKAERLTKHWWRAMGADKLDMLISEALERNPTLMAAEANLRQAQELYAARAGSTLYPQLEGNLGGQRQRFNPGTLGQTGEAREFSLYNAGVGVRYTFDLAGGNRRALEALAARSDYQQFQLEGARLTLVANIVTTAITQASLKRQTEIIENILKSQENQLELTRERIRLGHGEPDDALALQTQLEQTRAKLPPLRYQLQQNEHFLAVLVGKAPGESLLPSFTLEDFTLPPELPLLIPSELVRARPDILGAEALLHASNAEYGVAISKLYPQLNLSADLGSQALTTGALFGGGSAVWSLVGQLTQPLFNPGLPAEKRAALAAFDAAAANYQSVVLEALRNVADVLRALENDSKRLEALSVADSASGKSLESTQRRYKLGTVSYYDLLIAQQQRLQTELDLTKVQAKRLVNTVVFCQAMGGGLNGITEYTGRVAEDQSAESVASR, from the coding sequence ATGGGAAATAATAATATGGTTGTTCATTATGCTCTGATAGGAATGTGTCTTCTGACGTTGACAGGATGTGCTGTTGGGCCTGACTTCCAGCGCCCGGCACCCCCTGATGTGATTGGTTATACTCCCACCCCGCTGGCTACAAGTTTGAATTCCTCCCCCACCACGCTGGGTGATCCACAAAACATTATTAAGGCAGAACGACTAACAAAACATTGGTGGCGAGCGATGGGTGCCGACAAACTAGACATGCTCATCAGCGAGGCCCTGGAACGTAATCCAACCCTGATGGCGGCAGAGGCTAATTTGCGTCAGGCTCAGGAACTTTACGCGGCGAGGGCTGGTTCGACGCTTTATCCACAATTAGAGGGCAACTTGGGTGGCCAGCGCCAACGCTTCAATCCTGGAACATTAGGACAAACCGGAGAAGCACGGGAATTCAGTCTCTACAACGCTGGCGTGGGTGTTCGCTATACATTTGATCTGGCCGGGGGAAATCGTAGGGCGTTGGAAGCTCTGGCTGCCCGGAGCGATTATCAGCAGTTTCAATTGGAAGGTGCTCGTTTGACATTGGTGGCAAATATCGTCACAACGGCCATCACTCAGGCAAGCCTGAAAAGGCAGACTGAAATTATAGAAAACATCTTGAAGTCGCAGGAAAACCAACTCGAACTAACCCGGGAACGCATTCGTCTTGGTCATGGAGAACCGGACGATGCGTTAGCCCTGCAGACACAGTTGGAGCAAACGCGCGCCAAACTGCCGCCGTTACGTTATCAACTTCAACAAAACGAACATTTTTTGGCCGTTCTTGTGGGTAAAGCTCCAGGAGAGAGTTTGTTGCCGTCGTTTACCTTGGAGGATTTCACCTTGCCGCCGGAGTTGCCATTGTTAATCCCCTCTGAACTGGTGCGTGCAAGGCCGGATATTCTCGGTGCTGAAGCGTTGCTGCATGCCTCTAATGCAGAATACGGGGTCGCAATATCGAAACTATATCCCCAACTCAACCTTAGTGCCGATCTTGGATCGCAGGCACTGACGACCGGTGCGTTGTTCGGCGGCGGTTCTGCTGTTTGGAGTCTGGTGGGGCAGCTGACACAACCCCTGTTCAATCCAGGCTTGCCCGCTGAAAAGAGAGCAGCTCTCGCCGCTTTCGATGCGGCTGCGGCAAACTACCAATCCGTTGTTCTGGAAGCTCTTCGCAACGTAGCTGATGTACTGAGGGCATTGGAGAATGATTCAAAAAGGCTGGAGGCTCTTTCTGTCGCTGATTCCGCTTCAGGGAAGTCCCTAGAGTCGACACAGCGCCGGTATAAGCTTGGAACTGTAAGCTATTACGATTTGCTTATCGCACAGCAGCAACGGCTTCAAACTGAGCTCGATTTGACTAAAGTCCAGGCAAAACGATTGGTTAACACTGTTGTTTTTTGCCAAGCAATGGGTGGCGGATTAAATGGCATTACCGAATACACAGGACGGGTGGCGGAGGATCAAAGCGCCGAGTCGGTCGCCTCGCGATAG
- a CDS encoding cytochrome c yields MTKDVWLKRVALVVLMTILTAISSATWAEENDSAVKALSLRNIMQELSNSMQIVIDAIYREDWEQVAGTAPQIANHPQPPIAEKMRILGFAGSNVSNFKSFDKQTHQAAKELEEIAMRKDGKGVIAQFATLQKSCLACHQSFRKTFKEHFYGK; encoded by the coding sequence ATGACAAAAGACGTCTGGCTTAAACGAGTCGCATTGGTTGTACTCATGACTATTTTAACCGCAATCAGTTCTGCAACGTGGGCCGAAGAGAACGATAGTGCAGTCAAAGCGCTCTCGCTGAGAAATATCATGCAGGAATTGAGCAATAGCATGCAGATAGTGATTGATGCCATTTACAGAGAGGACTGGGAACAGGTGGCGGGAACTGCGCCTCAGATTGCCAATCATCCACAGCCGCCGATAGCAGAGAAGATGCGCATTTTAGGTTTTGCAGGTTCCAATGTGAGCAACTTCAAAAGTTTTGACAAGCAGACACATCAAGCCGCAAAGGAATTAGAAGAAATCGCCATGAGAAAAGACGGTAAAGGGGTGATAGCACAGTTCGCAACACTCCAAAAAAGTTGTCTCGCTTGTCACCAGAGTTTTAGAAAAACCTTCAAGGAGCATTTTTATGGGAAATAA
- a CDS encoding ABC transporter ATP-binding protein, translating into MTAKGIRIQGLKKRYGSGDTAVDALKTVDMHVAPGEVVGLIGPSGSGKTTLLKCLGAVIEPTAGKMILGDDVIYDDGWKVKDLRALRRDRIGFVFQAPYLIPFLDVTDNVALLPMLAGMPNAEARKRAIGLFKALDVEHRAKAMPSQLSGGEQQRVAIARGLVNRPPVILADEPTAPLDSERALAVIRILNDMAKKFETAIIVVTHDEKIIPTFKRIYHIRDGVTYEEEGEGRGFE; encoded by the coding sequence ATGACTGCTAAAGGTATTCGTATCCAGGGGTTAAAAAAACGTTATGGAAGTGGCGATACCGCCGTTGATGCCCTAAAGACCGTCGACATGCACGTTGCGCCGGGCGAGGTCGTTGGACTGATAGGTCCTTCTGGATCTGGCAAAACCACGCTCCTTAAATGTTTGGGAGCGGTGATCGAGCCGACCGCCGGAAAAATGATACTCGGAGATGACGTCATATATGATGACGGCTGGAAGGTCAAAGATCTTCGTGCCTTGCGGCGGGACCGGATAGGCTTTGTATTCCAAGCACCTTATCTGATTCCTTTCCTCGATGTCACCGACAACGTAGCCCTTCTGCCCATGTTGGCGGGAATGCCAAATGCCGAGGCGCGTAAACGGGCAATAGGATTGTTTAAAGCGCTTGATGTGGAGCATCGCGCCAAGGCCATGCCATCTCAACTCTCTGGTGGAGAACAGCAACGAGTGGCTATTGCACGTGGCTTGGTGAATCGTCCCCCGGTAATACTGGCCGATGAACCGACCGCTCCGCTTGATAGTGAGCGCGCCCTGGCCGTAATCCGGATCTTGAACGATATGGCCAAAAAATTCGAGACCGCCATTATTGTCGTCACCCACGATGAAAAAATCATTCCCACCTTCAAACGCATATATCACATCCGTGACGGGGTAACCTATGAAGAAGAAGGCGAAGGACGTGGTTTCGAATGA
- a CDS encoding ABC transporter permease: MISLAGRDILHSWGKFVFTGIGLGLLIGITLSMAGIYRGMVDDAKVLLDNSGADLWVVQKDTLGPYAESSSLYDDIWRGMQGMPGVERAANITYLTMQVSKQDGDVRAMVTGVTSGEPGTPGWPPYLVAGRQITRSHYEAVADIASGFKLGDRIQIRRNHYTIVGLTRRMVSSNGDPMVFIPLKDAQEAQFLKDNDAIREQRRRTAENPAFNRPGVPGLLDAVIASQGTNPYVNAVLVRVEPGHAPEEVAESIRRWKRLTVYTRSQMEEILVGKLIATSARQIFMFLVILSIVSSAIVAFIIYTLTLGKIREIAVLKLIGTKNRTIVGLIMQQSIALGLIGFVVGKISATLLMAPIFPKYVLLQPLDSVMGFIAVVMICVLSSIIAIRAALRVDPAEAIGG, encoded by the coding sequence ATGATCAGCTTGGCAGGACGCGACATCTTGCACTCCTGGGGTAAGTTTGTCTTTACCGGTATAGGTCTTGGGCTACTCATTGGCATCACACTGTCTATGGCAGGAATTTATCGTGGCATGGTGGATGATGCCAAAGTGTTGCTCGACAATAGCGGTGCTGATCTCTGGGTTGTACAGAAGGACACTCTTGGTCCTTACGCTGAGTCATCAAGTCTCTACGATGATATCTGGCGAGGGATGCAAGGCATGCCGGGAGTGGAGCGGGCAGCGAACATCACTTATCTCACCATGCAGGTGAGCAAACAAGATGGTGACGTACGTGCCATGGTCACTGGCGTCACTTCTGGAGAACCTGGGACACCCGGGTGGCCGCCCTATCTAGTCGCGGGTCGCCAGATTACTCGGAGCCATTACGAGGCCGTCGCCGACATCGCTTCCGGATTTAAACTTGGCGACCGTATCCAGATCCGCCGCAATCACTATACTATAGTCGGCCTGACCAGAAGGATGGTCTCTTCCAATGGCGACCCAATGGTGTTCATTCCTCTTAAAGATGCCCAGGAAGCACAGTTTCTCAAGGATAATGACGCCATCCGAGAGCAGCGTCGACGCACGGCCGAAAACCCTGCTTTCAACCGGCCCGGAGTGCCAGGTTTGCTCGATGCGGTTATTGCTTCGCAAGGCACCAACCCATATGTCAATGCGGTTTTGGTGCGGGTTGAACCAGGTCATGCCCCGGAAGAAGTCGCTGAGTCGATCCGCCGCTGGAAGCGCTTAACCGTCTATACCCGCAGCCAGATGGAGGAGATTTTGGTTGGTAAGCTGATCGCGACCTCCGCCAGACAGATCTTCATGTTTCTGGTGATCCTTTCGATTGTCAGCTCCGCCATTGTGGCCTTCATCATCTACACCCTGACACTCGGGAAAATTCGTGAAATTGCTGTCTTGAAACTGATCGGCACTAAAAATCGCACCATTGTCGGTTTGATCATGCAACAGTCCATCGCTTTAGGTTTGATCGGCTTTGTGGTGGGTAAGATTTCGGCAACGTTATTGATGGCGCCAATCTTTCCCAAATATGTGCTGCTGCAACCACTCGACTCCGTTATGGGTTTTATCGCCGTGGTTATGATCTGCGTACTGTCGAGCATTATCGCCATTCGTGCCGCGCTCAGAGTCGATCCGGCCGAAGCCATAGGGGGCTGA
- a CDS encoding efflux RND transporter periplasmic adaptor subunit, whose protein sequence is MKRLPFQKRTLALIAVLVPLLALFVYVALRSGPLAPVSVVLTTVENKSISPKLFGIGTIEARYTYKIGPTFAGRVIRLDVHVGERVKAGQVLGEMDPVDLDERLRAQDATLKRANAQLKEAQARKDYAQTQALRYEQLLKVRSSSEEVVATKQQDLLVAKAGLTAAREELSRVRAEREALEAQRNNLSLIAPVDSLVVSRDADPGTTVVAGQSVVELIDPSTLWVNVRFDQIRARGLAAGLSAQITLRSQAGELQAGRVLRVEPLADAVTEETLAKVVFDQIPDPLPPVGELAEITITLPTLAATPVVPNAAIHHIGSKLGVWQVTNGDLHFTAVSLGIADLEGRVQIREGLKVGDQVVAYSENALNEHSRIHVVDHIPGVTQ, encoded by the coding sequence ATGAAAAGATTGCCTTTCCAAAAACGTACATTGGCCCTTATAGCTGTACTTGTTCCTCTGCTTGCGCTTTTTGTCTATGTGGCCTTGCGTTCGGGGCCACTTGCTCCGGTATCGGTTGTATTGACCACGGTCGAGAACAAGAGCATCTCACCGAAACTATTTGGCATCGGAACCATTGAGGCTCGTTACACCTACAAAATTGGCCCAACGTTTGCGGGGCGGGTCATACGTTTGGACGTACACGTAGGTGAACGTGTCAAGGCCGGGCAAGTGCTTGGCGAAATGGACCCGGTGGATCTTGATGAACGTCTCAGGGCTCAGGATGCCACGTTGAAACGAGCAAACGCTCAATTAAAGGAAGCGCAGGCGCGTAAGGATTATGCGCAGACACAGGCTTTACGCTACGAGCAGTTACTTAAAGTGCGTTCCTCAAGTGAGGAAGTGGTAGCCACTAAACAACAAGATCTGTTGGTTGCGAAAGCAGGGCTGACTGCGGCACGAGAGGAACTATCTCGTGTACGAGCGGAACGAGAGGCGTTAGAGGCGCAGCGCAATAATTTGTCTCTGATTGCGCCAGTTGACAGCTTGGTCGTTTCGCGTGATGCCGATCCGGGAACCACCGTGGTTGCAGGTCAGTCTGTCGTGGAGCTGATCGACCCGAGTACTCTGTGGGTCAATGTCCGTTTCGATCAAATTCGTGCGCGAGGTCTCGCAGCAGGCTTATCAGCCCAGATCACATTACGTTCGCAGGCAGGTGAGCTGCAGGCTGGACGAGTACTGAGAGTCGAACCCCTGGCAGACGCGGTAACGGAGGAAACACTAGCCAAGGTTGTCTTTGATCAAATCCCTGATCCGTTGCCACCTGTCGGTGAATTGGCCGAAATCACGATTACCTTACCGACTCTTGCGGCAACACCGGTTGTCCCAAATGCCGCTATCCATCATATAGGTAGCAAATTGGGCGTGTGGCAGGTCACTAATGGCGATCTTCACTTTACAGCAGTTTCACTGGGGATTGCCGATTTGGAGGGTCGTGTTCAAATACGAGAAGGGCTCAAGGTTGGTGACCAAGTTGTGGCCTACAGCGAAAACGCCCTGAATGAGCATAGCCGAATTCACGTCGTTGACCATATCCCCGGGGTGACGCAATGA
- a CDS encoding TetR/AcrR family transcriptional regulator, translating into MNLSSKYLPAEERRAVTVEAVIELAGEQNPSEITTASIAKRMGVTQGALFRHFSNKDAILQAVMEWVSERLMSRIEKAVYEKPSPLAALESMFMAHVDFIIEHPGIPRMLFGELQRSEETVPKRMVHALIRRYGERLNRLFEQGKVSGEFDVRLDNEAAATLFIGTIQGLVMQSLIAGDVSHMRRDAPKVFAIYQRGIGSVS; encoded by the coding sequence ATGAATTTATCAAGCAAATATCTTCCGGCTGAGGAACGACGGGCGGTGACGGTAGAGGCGGTAATCGAGTTGGCGGGAGAGCAGAATCCGAGCGAAATTACTACGGCTTCCATAGCTAAACGAATGGGGGTGACTCAGGGGGCACTTTTTCGTCATTTTTCAAACAAGGATGCCATCTTACAGGCTGTTATGGAATGGGTGAGCGAACGATTGATGTCACGTATCGAAAAAGCAGTTTATGAAAAGCCCTCTCCTCTTGCCGCACTCGAAAGTATGTTTATGGCGCATGTGGACTTTATAATAGAGCATCCCGGTATTCCTCGTATGTTGTTTGGTGAATTACAACGCTCTGAAGAAACCGTACCCAAACGAATGGTGCATGCACTCATCCGTCGTTATGGGGAGCGTCTCAACCGTTTATTTGAACAAGGAAAGGTCTCTGGTGAATTTGATGTAAGGCTTGATAATGAGGCTGCGGCTACGCTTTTCATCGGAACTATTCAAGGATTGGTCATGCAATCATTGATAGCTGGAGATGTTAGCCATATGCGTCGCGATGCACCGAAAGTTTTTGCAATATATCAACGGGGTATCGGGAGCGTATCATGA
- a CDS encoding TetR/AcrR family transcriptional regulator has translation MIANNDSQKTTPLTKRLATAIRREQIAETSLKLISLHGLEALNIVAIAEDIGLAPSAIYRHFSGKEEILESVSGLLQDRLLGNVRRVCAETDDPLKRLHLLLQSHLNLVLKGSGIPRYVFATGSEGVQSTRKLRLFKAVELYLKKVATLFYDGQQVGKIRPELDPDVLSYMYLGLIQPGILLQQMSDGEFDIESHVEAAWEIFSKTISVTSQSGQPRP, from the coding sequence ATGATTGCGAATAACGATTCACAAAAAACAACCCCTCTTACCAAGCGCCTTGCCACAGCTATCAGACGTGAACAGATTGCTGAAACGTCTTTAAAGTTGATCAGCCTGCATGGACTGGAAGCTTTAAATATCGTGGCTATAGCAGAAGATATCGGACTTGCTCCTTCTGCGATCTATCGCCATTTCTCCGGCAAAGAAGAAATCCTTGAGTCTGTTAGCGGCTTACTTCAAGACCGCCTTTTAGGCAATGTCAGGAGGGTTTGTGCAGAAACAGACGATCCGCTCAAACGTTTGCACCTGTTATTACAGTCTCATCTCAACCTTGTGCTCAAGGGCAGCGGCATTCCTCGTTATGTGTTTGCCACGGGCTCGGAAGGTGTTCAATCGACAAGAAAGTTACGGCTCTTTAAAGCTGTTGAACTCTACTTAAAAAAAGTCGCGACTCTTTTTTATGATGGACAACAAGTGGGGAAAATTCGTCCTGAACTGGATCCTGACGTCTTGTCCTACATGTATCTTGGCCTCATTCAACCAGGAATTCTTCTGCAACAGATGAGTGATGGAGAGTTTGACATAGAATCTCACGTTGAAGCAGCTTGGGAGATATTTTCCAAGACAATTTCGGTTACTTCACAAAGCGGTCAACCAAGGCCCTAA
- a CDS encoding multiheme c-type cytochrome — protein MDNRLTFLLICTTLLMTAGVAFAGDLCIDCHSKTSPGQVADWQASQHSHVGVTCDTCHGDAHTSADDYKNAVLPDEAVCAQCHEEQFTSFSHGKHNYGWTVLNAIPATHMAPDELIEGGRGCGGCHNMGIKSEEQKADQLAKGYRYQNNSCDECHTRHAFSLKEAQNPKACQQCHMGYDHPQWEMWSSSKHGARYFAKKDGDLPEGAAAPTCQDCHLPDGTHENHTAWGFLGVRLPLPEDPQAAADRVTILKALGVLHPETGEPTAVFDAVKAVDMARLDQASWEKERNKMLDTCTKCHSRTYAKEQLDMGDAILTKADRLMADAIETVAALYKDGIIKKPEGYPYNYPFILALMHTNGANWNEKLDELSYIDQVLLQMYFKHRMRAYQAFFHVNPDYAYWYGWNMMTQDLGEIKHLAQQLRADQQK, from the coding sequence ATGGATAATCGTTTAACGTTTTTACTCATCTGTACCACTCTGTTGATGACTGCTGGAGTAGCTTTTGCTGGAGATCTCTGTATTGATTGCCACAGCAAAACATCTCCCGGCCAAGTTGCCGACTGGCAAGCAAGTCAACATTCACACGTCGGCGTCACTTGTGACACCTGCCATGGAGATGCGCACACCTCTGCTGACGACTACAAAAATGCTGTACTGCCCGATGAAGCGGTCTGTGCACAGTGCCACGAAGAACAGTTCACCTCGTTCTCACATGGCAAACACAACTATGGCTGGACCGTATTGAATGCCATTCCGGCAACTCACATGGCCCCAGATGAACTGATTGAAGGGGGCCGCGGCTGTGGCGGTTGTCATAACATGGGGATCAAGAGTGAAGAGCAAAAGGCTGACCAATTGGCCAAAGGCTATCGCTATCAGAACAATTCTTGCGACGAATGTCATACCCGTCATGCCTTTTCCCTGAAAGAAGCCCAGAACCCTAAAGCCTGCCAGCAATGTCACATGGGATACGACCATCCACAGTGGGAAATGTGGTCGAGCTCGAAACATGGTGCGCGTTACTTTGCCAAAAAAGATGGAGATCTTCCTGAAGGGGCAGCGGCACCAACATGCCAGGACTGCCACTTACCCGATGGCACCCATGAAAATCATACTGCTTGGGGATTCCTCGGTGTTCGCTTACCGTTGCCGGAAGACCCACAGGCCGCAGCTGATCGCGTTACAATCCTCAAAGCCCTCGGCGTTTTACATCCCGAGACGGGTGAACCGACAGCCGTTTTTGATGCCGTCAAGGCTGTCGACATGGCACGACTGGATCAAGCTTCATGGGAAAAAGAACGCAACAAGATGCTCGATACCTGCACTAAATGCCATTCCCGCACCTACGCCAAAGAGCAGCTTGACATGGGTGATGCAATTTTGACAAAAGCGGATCGCCTCATGGCCGATGCAATTGAAACGGTGGCGGCTCTTTACAAAGACGGGATTATCAAGAAGCCTGAAGGTTACCCCTACAATTATCCGTTCATTCTCGCATTAATGCATACCAACGGTGCCAACTGGAATGAGAAACTTGATGAGCTTTCCTACATTGATCAGGTTCTTCTGCAGATGTATTTCAAGCATCGTATGCGCGCTTATCAAGCCTTCTTCCATGTCAATCCGGATTATGCCTATTGGTACGGCTGGAACATGATGACTCAGGATTTAGGTGAGATAAAACATCTGGCTCAACAACTGCGTGCTGACCAGCAGAAGTAA